In the genome of Serratia symbiotica (Periphyllus acericola), the window GCATGTTTACAAAAGCTGGCAGCATGGCGTTTGCAGCAGGCGGGTGAGCGCGATCTGGCGGTAAATTTTATGGTGCGTGAAGGTACCTTTGGCAGGTGGCGCGTTATATGTAAACATCGCTAGGGGAACTAGACTCGCTGGGCCTAAGTGGGCCGGAGATCGGTTATCACGGCAAAACCCTGATAGTGCTAGTGTCGCAGGCGGCAGCGCTGGACACATCCGCCTTGACGGCACCGTTGTTGAATCTGATCGACCAGCCAGGCTACAAGAAAGCTTTCAAGGAGATTAAAGCGGGGATAGTGATCGCGTCAGTGAGCAAAGCGGGTTAAGCAGTGAATTACTGGCCTCAGGCTACCAGGTTAACCAACTGCTGAACTGGCATTGGAAATTGAAAGACAGCCAACCCCTGCCAGAATTAATCAGCAACTGGCGCGGTTGATCTATTAGCGGCACAGCTACAAAAAATTCTAAATAATTATTAATTGTTGGTAAAATTGGTAGTACATCTCAATTCTGTTGAGTGGTGTGCTGGCTGCGCTGACACTTATTTGCAACTCTAACTATTTAGGGTGTAGAAGTTCATTCTATGAAGCCGAGGGAAAATATTATTTCCTGGCCGCGTGGTACTGGGCAACCTCTGTGTCCAACTGGGCGATTTTCGCTGCCATCAAGGCATGGCAATAGGCCGCCAACTCACGCACGTTTTCCTTACCGTAGGTGCTGGTGTCGATCGGTGCCATCATTTCTACAATCGCCTGGCCGTTATTCCAGCGATTAAGATTAATTTTACCGTTGGTGCTTGAAACGCAAATGGGTATGATCGGTACGCTGGCAGTGATGGCCGCATGAAAAGCGCCGTTTTTAAACGGCATCAGCCCACGACCACGGCTGCGGGTACCTTCTGGGAACATCCAGATCGAGATATCTCTCTTTTTACACTGTTCTACCACCAGGGCGATGGTGCTGTGTGCCTTGGTACGATTACCACGATCAATCAGCAGATTACCGCTCAGCCAATACAGTGGGCCGAAAAAAGGAACCCACAGCAGACTTTTTTTTCCAACGGTAACAGTGCGTGGTTGCACAATATTGGCTGCTGTCACCATATCGTAGTTATTCTGATGATTAGCGATGTAAATGCAGTTGCCATTGTTGGCTACCCCAGCCGGTACGCGGATTTCTACTTTAAGGCCGAACAAGATTGACATACGGCCAAACAGATGGCCAAAGGTCGCCACATGGCGGGGGTTGCGTGGGCTGAACAAGCAGCACACAGTGCCGAAAATGCACACCAAAACACAATAAACAACGGCAATAAAAACACGTAAAATCAACAACATAAAAACCTCATTGGCACATTGCTAACGCAGCCTGATTCGCTACGTAGATTTTTTACGTCTTGCTGTTTAATCCCTTCCTAATGCTTCTCTGACCCAGTGTCTCATCGGCTCGTAGTCCATTGATACGCCTGCATGGATAGCCGATATATACTGGGTTTTATTTTGCTCCCAGCTTTGATAATCCAGCGGTTTGTATCCTCCCTGAACGGCCATCACGTCGGCTAATAGTCGCGATAAGCGCCCGTTTCCCTCTCTGAATGGATGGATGAGTATTAGCTCTACATGGGTTATGGCGCGTCCATGCCGCTACATGGCGTGTAATGAGCAAGATACTTTGTGTCGAATTCGTTCAGCAGTTTTGGTAATTGTGCTGAAGGGGCAAACATAAAACCGCCCTTGCTGATGTTTACCATTCTTTCTTGCCCAGCCCATTCGTAGATGTTACCTAGCTAGCGGCGATGCCAGCCTTTTAATAAGGCTACACTGAGTTGTCCTTCCAGGAACTGTTCTTCAAAAACAGCCTGGTAGAGTTGTTCTAGCAGGACAAGTTCAGCCTAATACATCTCATCAGAAGCAGCGATCCCCAGTTTATTAGCCAAAACTTGTTCGTCAGAGTCTTTCTCATACTGGCCTTCACTACTGGATACATGGTATCGGCTCATGGATATGCACTGTGTTAATAGAGGTATGGAAAAACAGAGATATTATAACGCGAGGCGAGTATGGCAAACAATACTCGTAAAATCAGTTAGTTAAATAAGTGTAGTTTAAATTGTGGTTTTTTAAATTTTTATTGAAATAACTGTTATTTATCAATGAGTACACACCAATGCATCATCGTTTAAGAAACATGAACACTGCTATCAGTGTTGCCTACTAAACGCGTAATACCTATGGTTATGGTTGCATGTGGGCTATAAGTTCCACTCCAACCAAGACTCTTAAGTAGTGGCTGTAATGAATGCGATGTCATTGGTTCGAGTGGATTATCCCGTCCAGGAAAGAGGTGTTGTCGATGTCCGGTTAATCCCTTTAACGTTCGGAGCATTTTGATGGCTTGAGAGGGGAGGGGAATAACGTGTTCTCTACGGGCTTTCATTCGCGTTTCCGGAATAGTCCAAAGTACGTTATTAAGATCGAATTCTGCCCATTCTGCTTCGGTAACTTCAGAGGGGGGGTGCAAGCGTCCACCACATTAGCCACATGCAATAGTTAACCTGGTATGAGCCACGACTATTGTCAAAACAGCTTAATAACTTCCCGATTTGCTGAGGATTTAATGCCTGTTTGTAATGTGTCTTGTTTGCTAGAAGAGCCTTACGGACAGGCCAGACAGGATCGATATCAGCTCTAAGTGTCGCTACTGCCAACTCGAAAACTGATAAAACAGTGCGGCGGGCTTCAGCGGCAACTGTCGGTGCTCCTCGTTTAGCAGTTTCCTGAAGAATTTTAAGAATGTGGTGTGGGGTGATCTCTCTGATAGGGAGCTTACCGATTACGGGGAAAACCACACGCTCAAGCATATCTAGACGGCGGGTTTTGGTGATTTCTGCCCATTCTTTCATCTGCAGCCACTCTTTGGCGATCAGTTAAAAGGTGTTGGATGCCTCGTTGACCTTGCGGATCTTATCTAACTGACGAACCTATGTCGGGCTAACTCCATCCGCGACTTGCGTACACGCTTGCTCGCATTTCTCTCGCGCTTCGGCGAGTTTTACTGTGGGATACTCGCCCAACACAAACATGCTGGATTTACCATTGAGTTTAAACCGATAGCGCCATGCCTTTTTGCCAGTAGGTTTCACTTCGAGGTAGAAACC includes:
- a CDS encoding 1-acylglycerol-3-phosphate O-acyltransferase → MLLILRVFIAVVYCVLVCIFGTVCCLFSPRNPRHVATFGHLFGRMSILFGLKVEIRVPAGVANNGNCIYIANHQNNYDMVTAANIVQPRTVTVGKKSLLWVPFFGPLYWLSGNLLIDRGNRTKAHSTIALVVEQCKKRDISIWMFPEGTRSRGRGLMPFKNGAFHAAITASVPIIPICVSSTNGKINLNRWNNGQAIVEMMAPIDTSTYGKENVRELAAYCHALMAAKIAQLDTEVAQYHAARK